Proteins co-encoded in one Actinobacillus succinogenes 130Z genomic window:
- a CDS encoding DUF5363 domain-containing protein translates to MSEQKQSKNWFKSLLDKYNRFCRESGLDSGACRSCTPIVKTDEQGNIVKTPAKPSE, encoded by the coding sequence ATGAGCGAACAAAAACAGTCAAAAAACTGGTTTAAGTCTTTACTGGATAAATATAATCGATTTTGCCGCGAATCCGGTTTGGATTCGGGAGCCTGCCGCAGTTGTACGCCGATCGTTAAAACCGATGAGCAGGGAAATATTGTCAAAACCCCGGCGAAACCATCCGAATAA
- a CDS encoding carbon starvation CstA family protein: MLWFFICVTILLLGYFLYSKVVEKIFVINPARKTPAYSMGDGVDYVPMSKNKIWLIQLLNIAGTGPIFGPILGALYGPSAMLWIVFGCVFGGAVHDYFSGMLSIRNGGANIPFLAGKYLGRPAKHFMNFIAILLLLLVGVVFVASPASLLTNITGDIMNSGGVGAAAVSDASGVSNTNTLMMWTGIIFVYYIIATLVPIDKIIGRVYPIFGALLMFMTLGMLFGLLFEGIPFFRTITAELGHEVTLADFLANLHPKEGTPLWPLLFVTIACGAVSGFHATQSPLMARCTQNEKEGRFIFYGAMIGEGIIALIWCMVGLSFYDDQASLLEALKGTPSKVVYDSAIGMLGVFGGILAVLGVVVLPITSGDTAFRAARLLIADFFKFEQRSLIKRLVIAIPLFIIGFWVSTVDFQVLWRYFGWANQTTAMVMLWTASAYLFRHQKFHWITTIPAIFMTLVCATYIANAQIGFGLSYDVSVWVGIAATIVALISFFVFLKPIPKDQQEND, translated from the coding sequence ATGTTGTGGTTTTTTATCTGCGTGACGATTTTACTTCTGGGTTATTTCCTTTACAGTAAAGTTGTCGAAAAAATTTTTGTGATTAATCCGGCACGTAAAACACCCGCCTATTCTATGGGCGACGGTGTGGACTATGTGCCGATGTCAAAAAATAAAATCTGGCTGATTCAGTTATTGAATATTGCTGGTACGGGGCCGATTTTCGGTCCGATTTTGGGTGCGTTATACGGGCCTTCCGCTATGCTTTGGATTGTCTTCGGTTGCGTATTTGGCGGTGCGGTACACGATTATTTCAGCGGTATGCTGAGTATTCGCAACGGCGGTGCCAATATTCCTTTCTTGGCGGGGAAATATCTCGGGCGCCCGGCAAAACATTTTATGAATTTCATTGCGATTTTACTGCTTTTGTTGGTTGGAGTGGTATTCGTGGCGAGCCCGGCCTCGCTGTTAACCAATATCACCGGTGATATCATGAATTCCGGCGGTGTCGGTGCGGCGGCGGTAAGTGATGCGAGCGGCGTAAGCAATACCAATACTCTGATGATGTGGACGGGAATTATCTTCGTTTATTACATCATTGCCACATTGGTGCCGATCGATAAAATTATCGGTCGGGTTTACCCGATTTTCGGCGCTTTATTGATGTTTATGACATTGGGTATGTTATTCGGTTTATTATTCGAAGGTATTCCGTTCTTCCGTACCATTACGGCGGAACTGGGCCATGAGGTTACTTTGGCGGATTTCCTTGCCAACTTACATCCGAAAGAGGGGACGCCGCTTTGGCCGTTATTATTCGTCACCATTGCCTGCGGTGCGGTTTCAGGTTTCCATGCGACCCAATCTCCGTTAATGGCACGTTGTACGCAAAACGAAAAAGAAGGTCGTTTCATTTTCTATGGCGCAATGATCGGTGAAGGTATAATCGCGTTAATTTGGTGTATGGTGGGTCTAAGTTTCTACGATGATCAGGCTTCATTGCTTGAGGCTTTAAAAGGTACACCGTCTAAAGTGGTCTATGATTCGGCCATAGGTATGCTTGGCGTATTCGGCGGTATCTTGGCGGTATTAGGTGTGGTGGTATTGCCGATTACCTCCGGCGATACCGCGTTTCGTGCGGCACGTTTGTTAATTGCGGATTTTTTCAAATTTGAGCAACGTTCGTTAATAAAACGTTTGGTCATTGCGATTCCGTTATTTATTATCGGTTTCTGGGTATCCACCGTGGACTTCCAAGTGTTATGGCGTTATTTCGGCTGGGCTAACCAAACGACGGCGATGGTGATGTTATGGACCGCATCCGCTTACTTGTTCCGTCATCAAAAATTCCATTGGATTACGACGATTCCGGCCATCTTTATGACTTTGGTTTGTGCAACCTATATTGCCAATGCTCAAATCGGTTTCGGTTTGTCTTATGACGTATCCGTTTGGGTCGGTATCGCAGCCACTATTGTTGCGTTGATTTCTTTCTTTGTATTCTTAAAACCGATTCCTAAAGATCAACAGGAAAACGATTAA